A genomic window from Dechloromonas sp. A34 includes:
- a CDS encoding RNA polymerase sigma factor translates to MSPADPSAARRAIEAIWHLEAARVIGRVARLVRNVGLAEEFAQDALVAALEHWPANGVPANPAAWLMTAAKRRALDHLRHEQVSAGKAVDIGRELDFRHEVAAAELADQVDDRLDDEIGDDLLRLIFTACHPLLSPEARCALTLRLMGGLTTDEIARAYLKPEPTIAQRIVRAKRTLAEARVPFEVPHGAELLRRQGPVLEVIYLIFNEGYAATSGADWMRPALCEEALRLGRVLAGLLPSEGEVLGLVALMEIQASRFAARTSPAGEPVLLLEQDRSRWDRLLIRRGLAALAQAEALPGPLGPYALQAAIAACHARATSAEGTDWARIAALYDGLAEIASSPVVSLNRAVAVAMAFGPAAGLEIVDGLLAEPGLRNYHLLPSVRGDLLARLDRPDEARAEFERAARLTHNARERALLLARAGRCRV, encoded by the coding sequence ATGAGCCCGGCCGACCCGAGCGCCGCCCGGCGCGCCATCGAGGCCATCTGGCACCTCGAGGCGGCCCGGGTGATCGGTCGGGTCGCCCGCCTGGTGCGCAACGTCGGGCTTGCCGAGGAGTTCGCCCAGGACGCCCTGGTCGCCGCACTGGAGCACTGGCCGGCCAACGGCGTCCCCGCCAACCCGGCGGCCTGGCTGATGACCGCCGCCAAGCGCCGGGCGCTCGACCATCTGCGGCATGAACAGGTGTCGGCCGGCAAGGCGGTCGACATCGGCCGCGAACTGGATTTCCGGCATGAAGTCGCCGCCGCCGAACTTGCCGATCAGGTCGACGACCGGCTCGACGACGAGATCGGCGACGACCTGCTGCGCCTGATCTTCACCGCCTGCCATCCGCTGCTCTCGCCCGAGGCGCGCTGCGCCCTGACCCTACGCCTGATGGGCGGCCTGACCACCGACGAGATCGCCCGCGCCTACCTCAAGCCGGAGCCGACCATCGCCCAGCGCATCGTCCGCGCCAAGCGCACGCTGGCCGAGGCCCGCGTCCCCTTCGAAGTGCCGCACGGCGCCGAATTGCTGCGCCGCCAGGGGCCGGTGCTCGAAGTCATCTACCTGATTTTCAACGAGGGCTATGCCGCCACCTCGGGTGCCGACTGGATGCGTCCGGCGCTGTGCGAGGAGGCACTTCGCCTCGGCCGGGTGCTGGCCGGCCTGTTGCCGAGCGAAGGCGAAGTCCTCGGCCTGGTCGCGCTGATGGAAATCCAGGCCTCGCGTTTCGCGGCCCGGACTTCGCCCGCCGGCGAACCGGTTTTGCTGCTCGAGCAGGACCGTAGCCGCTGGGATCGCCTGCTGATCCGCCGCGGGCTGGCGGCCCTGGCGCAGGCCGAAGCCCTGCCCGGCCCGCTCGGCCCTTACGCCCTGCAGGCCGCGATTGCCGCCTGCCACGCCCGGGCGACGAGCGCCGAAGGGACCGACTGGGCGCGCATCGCGGCGCTCTACGATGGGCTGGCCGAGATTGCATCGTCGCCGGTCGTCAGCCTCAACCGCGCGGTGGCGGTGGCGATGGCTTTCGGCCCGGCGGCCGGGCTGGAAATCGTCGACGGCCTGCTGGCCGAACCCGGCTTGCGGAATTACCACTTGCTGCCCAGCGTGCGCGGCGATCTGCTGGCCCGACTGGATCGACCTGACGAAGCACGCGCCGAGTTCGAGCGCGCGGCCCGCCTCACCCATAACGCCCGCGAACGCGCGCTGCTGCTCGCCCGGGCCGGTCGCTGCCGGGTTTGA
- a CDS encoding VOC family protein, whose protein sequence is MAKQIFVNLPVADLKGAIAFFSALGFTFNPQWTDDTATCMIVGDNIFVMLLVRDRFQSFTPKPVADARQSTEVLICLALDSREAVDAMVRQAVAAGGSTYKAAEDHDFMYSHSFQDLDGHIWELVHLVEPAPAAA, encoded by the coding sequence ATGGCCAAACAAATCTTCGTCAATCTGCCGGTCGCCGACCTCAAGGGCGCCATCGCCTTCTTCAGCGCCCTCGGCTTCACCTTCAACCCGCAATGGACCGACGACACCGCCACCTGCATGATCGTCGGCGACAACATCTTCGTCATGCTGCTGGTCCGTGACCGCTTCCAGAGCTTCACTCCGAAGCCGGTGGCCGATGCCCGCCAGAGCACCGAGGTGCTGATCTGCCTCGCTCTCGACAGCCGCGAAGCCGTGGACGCCATGGTGCGCCAGGCAGTCGCGGCCGGCGGCAGCACCTACAAGGCGGCCGAAGATCACGACTTCATGTATAGCCATAGCTTCCAGGACCTCGACGGCCACATCTGGGAGCTGGTCCATCTCGTCGAGCCGGCCCCGGCCGCGGCATGA
- a CDS encoding GyrI-like domain-containing protein produces the protein MLDKPQILETEAQLSAVIRLTIPREEIQQVMEPAISEVLSTLAAQGIAPAGPVYTYHFRMDPGIFDFDVGVPVKTPVTASGRVKPGQLPATRVARTIYHGPYEGLGVAWGEFKAGLAAEGLHQAPNLWESYTTGPETTPDPANWRTELNQPLLS, from the coding sequence ATGCTCGACAAACCGCAAATCCTTGAAACCGAAGCCCAACTGAGCGCCGTCATCCGGCTGACCATCCCACGCGAAGAGATCCAGCAGGTCATGGAACCGGCCATCAGCGAAGTTCTGAGCACCCTGGCGGCGCAGGGCATAGCACCGGCCGGCCCGGTCTATACCTACCATTTCCGGATGGACCCCGGCATCTTCGACTTCGATGTCGGCGTCCCGGTCAAAACGCCGGTTACCGCCAGCGGCCGGGTCAAGCCCGGGCAGTTGCCGGCCACCCGAGTGGCACGGACGATCTACCACGGCCCTTACGAGGGACTCGGTGTGGCCTGGGGCGAGTTCAAGGCGGGCCTTGCCGCCGAAGGGCTGCACCAGGCGCCGAACCTTTGGGAGAGCTACACCACCGGACCGGAGACGACGCCCGACCCGGCGAACTGGCGTACGGAACTCAACCAGCCGCTGCTGTCTTAG
- a CDS encoding YciI family protein, producing the protein MAYLLLILEPRGQRATRTPEEGHRLYDQMVAFGQDLQNRGQLRAVESLGPDDHAIRVSAGAGGAPQLRDGPFAEAKEMVGGFFLIDVETRDEAVAIARRCPAANWATVEVRECAPCYVS; encoded by the coding sequence ATGGCCTATCTGCTTCTGATTCTCGAACCCCGCGGCCAGCGGGCAACCCGGACGCCGGAGGAAGGCCACCGCCTGTACGACCAGATGGTGGCTTTCGGCCAGGATCTGCAGAACCGCGGCCAGTTGCGGGCGGTTGAATCGCTAGGCCCGGACGATCATGCGATCCGCGTTTCGGCCGGCGCCGGCGGCGCTCCCCAACTGCGTGACGGGCCGTTCGCCGAAGCCAAGGAGATGGTCGGCGGTTTCTTCCTGATCGATGTCGAGACGCGCGACGAGGCGGTTGCCATCGCCCGCCGCTGCCCGGCCGCCAACTGGGCGACGGTCGAGGTACGCGAATGCGCACCCTGCTACGTTTCCTGA
- a CDS encoding VOC family protein encodes MSTVQPIPPGMTSITPHLVCHDAAAAIDFYVKAFGAVDECRLPGPDGRLMHAMVHIGNAALMLVDEYPECGAQSPKALKGSPVTIHLYVPDVDATVARAVEAGAKVTMPVADMFWGDRYGQLEDPFGHHWSVATHIKDVGPDEIGAAMAKACA; translated from the coding sequence ATGAGCACCGTACAACCCATCCCCCCCGGCATGACTTCAATCACCCCGCACCTCGTCTGCCACGACGCGGCGGCCGCCATCGACTTCTACGTCAAGGCCTTTGGCGCCGTCGACGAGTGCCGCCTGCCCGGCCCGGACGGCCGCCTGATGCACGCCATGGTCCACATCGGCAATGCCGCGCTGATGCTGGTCGATGAATATCCGGAATGCGGCGCACAGTCCCCGAAGGCCCTCAAGGGCTCGCCGGTGACCATCCACCTCTATGTGCCCGATGTCGACGCCACGGTCGCCCGCGCCGTCGAGGCTGGCGCTAAGGTCACGATGCCGGTCGCCGACATGTTCTGGGGCGACCGCTACGGCCAGCTGGAAGACCCCTTCGGCCACCACTGGTCGGTCGCCACCCATATCAAGGATGTCGGCCCGGACGAAATCGGCGCTGCGATGGCCAAGGCCTGTGCCTAG
- a CDS encoding SRPBCC family protein: MVKAILGGLALVIVLALIYAATKPDTFRVERSISIKAPAEKIFPLINDFHRWEQWSPWEKVDPALKRTYSGADSGVGAAYAWFGNKEIGQGRMEIIESTPPARLLIKIDFLAPFEAHNTVEFTLTRQGDSTVLSHAMFGPSPYLAKLMGLVFSMDKMVGDKFEEGLGSLKAIAEAQ, translated from the coding sequence ATGGTCAAAGCAATTCTGGGCGGACTTGCCCTGGTCATCGTCCTGGCGCTGATCTACGCCGCCACCAAACCGGATACTTTCCGCGTCGAGCGTTCGATCAGCATCAAGGCGCCAGCCGAGAAAATATTCCCGTTGATCAACGACTTCCATCGCTGGGAGCAATGGTCGCCCTGGGAAAAGGTCGACCCGGCCTTGAAACGCACCTACAGCGGTGCTGACAGCGGCGTGGGCGCGGCTTATGCGTGGTTCGGCAACAAGGAGATCGGCCAGGGCAGGATGGAGATTATCGAATCGACGCCGCCCGCCCGGCTGCTGATCAAGATCGATTTCCTGGCGCCCTTCGAGGCGCACAACACCGTGGAATTCACCCTCACGAGACAGGGCGACAGCACCGTACTGAGCCACGCCATGTTCGGACCGAGCCCCTATCTCGCCAAACTGATGGGCCTTGTTTTCAGCATGGACAAAATGGTCGGTGACAAATTCGAAGAAGGCCTCGGCAGCCTGAAAGCCATCGCCGAGGCGCAATAG
- a CDS encoding YciI family protein produces MRYLIIVKATAESEAGALPEDSLIASMATFHEELARAGALLDASGLMPSSAGWRIRYEGERRTVIDGPFTETKELIAGYTLIQARGHEEALEWTRRFPNPRGEGLTAEIEVRPLHGLEDFPPSAAVERFRSLGVGG; encoded by the coding sequence ATGCGATATCTGATCATCGTCAAGGCCACGGCCGAATCGGAAGCGGGAGCGCTACCCGAGGACAGCCTGATCGCCAGCATGGCGACTTTCCATGAAGAACTGGCCCGGGCCGGCGCGCTGCTCGACGCCTCGGGGCTGATGCCGAGTTCGGCCGGCTGGCGCATCCGCTATGAGGGCGAGCGGCGCACGGTCATCGACGGGCCGTTCACCGAGACCAAGGAGCTGATCGCCGGCTACACGCTGATCCAGGCGCGAGGCCACGAGGAAGCGCTGGAGTGGACCCGGCGCTTTCCCAATCCGCGCGGCGAGGGGCTGACCGCCGAAATCGAGGTCCGGCCACTGCACGGGCTGGAGGATTTCCCGCCCTCGGCAGCGGTCGAGCGCTTTCGCAGCCTGGGGGTCGGCGGCTGA
- a CDS encoding pirin family protein: MLTIRKSQDRGYADHGWLKSYHSFSFAGYYDPAHLGWGNLLVINEDRIDRGTGFGKHGHRDMEIISYVLSGELAHQDSMGNVKSIPPGDVQRMSAGTGVMHSEFNHAQDQVTHFLQIWIQPNVTGIEPSYEQKTVPAARKRGALCLVASPDGQADSVTINADARLYAGLLDGDEQTELPLDSARKGYVHLVSGSLAVNGLQINAGDAVLLENENRIALTNGKHAEVLVFDLAA; this comes from the coding sequence ATGCTCACCATTCGCAAATCGCAAGACCGCGGCTACGCCGATCACGGGTGGCTCAAGAGCTATCACTCGTTTTCCTTCGCCGGCTATTACGACCCGGCGCATCTCGGCTGGGGCAACCTGCTTGTCATCAACGAGGATCGTATTGATCGTGGCACCGGCTTCGGCAAGCACGGTCACCGCGACATGGAGATCATCAGCTACGTGCTGTCCGGAGAACTGGCCCACCAGGACAGCATGGGCAACGTCAAAAGCATTCCGCCGGGCGATGTGCAGCGCATGAGCGCCGGAACCGGGGTAATGCACAGTGAGTTCAATCACGCGCAAGACCAGGTCACGCATTTTCTGCAGATTTGGATCCAGCCGAATGTGACCGGCATCGAGCCGAGCTACGAACAGAAAACAGTTCCGGCCGCCCGGAAGCGTGGCGCGCTGTGCCTGGTGGCTTCGCCCGACGGACAGGCGGACTCGGTCACGATCAACGCCGATGCCCGGCTCTACGCCGGCTTGCTCGATGGCGACGAGCAGACTGAACTCCCCCTGGATTCCGCACGCAAAGGCTACGTTCATCTGGTCAGCGGCTCGCTGGCGGTCAATGGCCTGCAGATCAACGCCGGCGATGCGGTCCTGCTGGAGAACGAAAACAGGATTGCCTTGACCAACGGCAAACATGCCGAAGTCCTGGTCTTCGATCTTGCTGCCTGA
- a CDS encoding SDR family oxidoreductase: MTKPTILIIGAAGNNGIATLEALTRKHQNDFIIRAGVRSAAKARELQAKFPGIETAILDLDKPETLPAAYQGVQKLFLIIGNVENREEHARNAIDAAVAAGSVGHVLFFSVVGAEYEAILFARQFRAGEKYLEASGLAWTHLRTIFFQDNFVGWADGIKQGAFYFGIGDGRFAPLNVGDIGDIAATILCTAGHEGKAYNITGPELLSGPDFAQVFSAVTGKAVQYVSPDNATTLKSLLDTGWPEWQAKGLVELFNLFGDNLAAVVSPDGERLLGRPLKTVRSYVEANKAAFV; the protein is encoded by the coding sequence ATGACCAAGCCCACCATTCTCATCATCGGCGCCGCTGGCAACAACGGTATCGCCACCCTCGAAGCGCTGACCCGCAAGCACCAGAACGATTTCATCATTCGCGCCGGTGTCCGTTCGGCTGCGAAAGCCCGGGAACTGCAAGCGAAGTTTCCCGGCATCGAAACAGCCATCCTCGACCTGGACAAGCCGGAAACCTTGCCGGCTGCTTACCAGGGCGTCCAAAAACTGTTCCTGATCATCGGCAACGTCGAGAACCGCGAAGAACATGCCAGGAATGCCATCGACGCGGCCGTCGCCGCCGGTTCGGTTGGCCACGTCCTGTTCTTCTCGGTGGTGGGCGCCGAATACGAGGCCATCCTCTTCGCCCGCCAGTTCCGCGCCGGCGAAAAGTACCTCGAGGCGTCCGGCCTCGCCTGGACGCATCTGCGCACCATCTTCTTCCAGGACAACTTCGTCGGCTGGGCCGATGGCATCAAGCAGGGGGCGTTCTACTTCGGCATTGGCGACGGACGTTTTGCCCCGCTGAACGTCGGCGACATCGGCGACATCGCGGCCACCATCCTCTGCACCGCCGGGCACGAAGGCAAGGCCTACAACATCACCGGGCCCGAACTGCTTTCCGGACCGGACTTCGCGCAGGTGTTCTCCGCCGTGACCGGAAAGGCTGTGCAGTACGTCTCGCCGGATAACGCGACGACCCTCAAGTCCTTGCTCGATACCGGCTGGCCGGAATGGCAGGCAAAAGGTCTGGTCGAGTTGTTCAACCTCTTCGGTGACAATCTGGCGGCCGTCGTTTCTCCGGATGGTGAGCGTCTCCTCGGGCGCCCCCTGAAAACCGTTCGTTCCTACGTCGAAGCGAACAAGGCGGCCTTCGTTTAA
- a CDS encoding LysR family transcriptional regulator, with the protein MATPRDVLTPSTLAMLQVIADTGSFAAAARSSNMVPSALTYRVRQLEDALDVLLFDRSSRQARLTEAGAELLREGGCLLAEIDAIANRVKRVATGWEPQFTITVDSIIDRATVMELCASFFTLNPPTRLKLRSETLSGTLEALTSGQADLALGVVMDDNTKTGLMRAPLGVVTFVFAVAPHHPMAKLAEPLQDAVIRQHRQVAVADSNPQGSGLSIGLQAGQDVFTVADMPAKLDAQLRGLGVGFLPTCLAQPYIDTGRLVAKRVERAEQKVQSSYAWRKSGKGGYGRALAWWLDKLQAPVTRSAMLGERCRVS; encoded by the coding sequence ATGGCCACGCCACGCGATGTATTGACGCCCAGCACACTGGCCATGCTGCAGGTGATCGCCGACACCGGCAGCTTTGCCGCCGCAGCCCGGTCGAGCAACATGGTTCCAAGCGCGTTGACCTATCGCGTCCGTCAATTGGAGGACGCGCTTGACGTGTTGCTGTTCGATCGCAGTTCGCGCCAGGCCCGATTGACCGAGGCCGGGGCCGAGTTGTTGCGTGAGGGCGGTTGCCTGCTGGCAGAAATCGACGCCATCGCCAATCGCGTCAAGCGGGTGGCAACGGGCTGGGAACCTCAGTTCACCATTACGGTGGATAGCATCATCGACCGGGCGACTGTCATGGAGCTGTGCGCGAGTTTCTTCACGCTGAATCCGCCGACCCGGCTCAAGCTGCGCTCCGAAACGCTGTCCGGCACGCTGGAGGCGCTGACCTCCGGACAGGCCGACCTCGCCCTCGGCGTGGTCATGGATGACAACACCAAGACCGGGCTGATGCGGGCGCCCCTCGGTGTCGTGACATTCGTTTTTGCGGTGGCGCCACATCATCCCATGGCCAAGCTGGCAGAACCCTTACAGGACGCCGTGATTCGCCAGCACCGACAAGTGGCCGTCGCCGACTCGAACCCTCAGGGCAGTGGCTTGTCGATTGGCCTGCAGGCGGGACAGGACGTATTCACCGTGGCCGACATGCCGGCGAAACTGGACGCCCAGTTAAGAGGCCTGGGTGTCGGATTCTTGCCGACCTGTCTCGCCCAGCCCTATATCGATACTGGACGCTTGGTGGCCAAGCGGGTGGAACGAGCCGAGCAGAAAGTCCAGTCGAGCTACGCCTGGCGCAAGAGCGGCAAGGGCGGATATGGGCGGGCGCTGGCCTGGTGGCTCGACAAGCTGCAGGCCCCGGTAACCCGGTCGGCGATGTTGGGCGAACGTTGCCGGGTCAGCTAG
- the asd gene encoding archaetidylserine decarboxylase (Phosphatidylserine decarboxylase is synthesized as a single chain precursor. Generation of the pyruvoyl active site from a Ser is coupled to cleavage of a Gly-Ser bond between the larger (beta) and smaller (alpha chains). It is an integral membrane protein.): MSDRLAVLPQYLLPKQALTVLAGKLAGAEAGSLTTRVIRWFVGRYGVNMAEAANPEIASYKSFNEFFTRPLQAGARPFAEADFLCPVDGAISQFGAIERDQIFQAKGHSYSTTALVGGDRKLAGQFENGSFATLYLSPRDYHRIHMPCDGKLVRMIYVPGALFSVNPTTARGVPGLFARNERVVCVFETEAGPFVLTLVGATIVGSMATVWHGVVNPPRAGVVREWRYDEQNIVLRKGDEMGRFLLGSTVVMLFPKNALAFNPAWQPAAAIRMGEAMGNAPDRA, from the coding sequence GTGTCCGACCGTCTCGCCGTCCTACCCCAATACCTACTGCCGAAACAGGCGCTGACCGTTCTCGCCGGCAAACTCGCCGGGGCCGAGGCGGGCAGCCTGACGACCCGCGTCATCCGCTGGTTCGTCGGCCGTTACGGCGTCAACATGGCCGAGGCGGCCAACCCGGAGATCGCCAGCTACAAGAGCTTCAACGAATTCTTCACGCGGCCGCTGCAGGCCGGTGCCCGCCCCTTCGCCGAGGCCGATTTTCTGTGCCCGGTCGATGGCGCAATCAGCCAGTTCGGCGCCATCGAGCGCGACCAGATCTTCCAGGCCAAGGGCCACAGCTACTCCACGACCGCGCTGGTCGGCGGCGACCGCAAGCTGGCCGGGCAATTCGAGAATGGCAGTTTCGCGACGCTCTACCTCAGCCCACGCGACTATCACCGCATCCACATGCCCTGCGACGGCAAGCTGGTGCGCATGATCTACGTGCCCGGCGCGCTGTTCTCGGTCAATCCGACCACGGCGCGCGGCGTGCCCGGCCTCTTCGCCCGCAACGAACGCGTCGTCTGCGTCTTCGAGACGGAAGCCGGGCCCTTCGTGCTGACCCTGGTCGGCGCCACCATCGTCGGCAGCATGGCCACCGTCTGGCACGGCGTGGTCAATCCGCCACGGGCAGGCGTGGTCCGCGAATGGCGCTACGACGAGCAGAACATCGTGCTCAGGAAGGGCGACGAGATGGGCCGCTTCCTGCTCGGCTCGACCGTCGTCATGCTCTTCCCGAAGAACGCACTGGCCTTCAACCCGGCCTGGCAACCGGCCGCCGCCATCCGCATGGGTGAGGCGATGGGCAACGCGCCCGACCGAGCCTGA
- a CDS encoding VOC family protein has product MDNPLRWFEIPALDLDRATAFYENAFAISLRRESCGGHPMAIFPFAEPNPGGALVAMPQLAPRDNGTLIYLDGGADLAAILARVPAAGGTVAMAKMDLGNGIGYIGLFIDSEGNRVGVYSPN; this is encoded by the coding sequence ATGGACAATCCGCTGCGCTGGTTTGAAATTCCCGCTCTCGACCTCGACCGGGCCACCGCCTTCTACGAAAACGCCTTTGCCATCTCGCTGCGCCGCGAAAGCTGCGGCGGCCACCCGATGGCCATCTTTCCCTTCGCCGAGCCCAACCCAGGCGGCGCCCTGGTCGCCATGCCGCAACTGGCGCCGCGTGACAACGGCACGCTGATCTACCTCGACGGCGGCGCCGACCTCGCGGCCATCCTCGCCCGCGTGCCGGCCGCCGGCGGCACAGTAGCCATGGCGAAAATGGACCTCGGCAACGGCATCGGCTATATCGGCCTATTCATCGACAGCGAAGGCAACCGGGTCGGTGTCTATTCGCCGAACTGA
- a CDS encoding helix-turn-helix transcriptional regulator: MRPADRLFQIILLLRHGRVVTAATLAEMLEVSERTIYRDIADLVKSGAPIDGEAGVGYRLRRGYQVPPLMFTGDELEALVVGAKLVQAWADPALGKAAEQAMARIEAVLPRALEQRVSASGRRFLALDCLQPAPLREPMALLRDGMESGRKVRVGYRRGDGESSQRTLWPLGLVFWGHCWTLGAWCELRQAFRTFRVDRIKSAEVLAETFDDRHGHLWRDYLAKAREAEVTG; this comes from the coding sequence ATGCGCCCAGCCGACCGCCTGTTTCAGATCATCCTGCTGCTCCGCCATGGGCGGGTGGTAACCGCCGCCACCCTGGCCGAAATGCTCGAAGTCTCGGAGCGCACGATTTATCGCGATATCGCCGATCTGGTGAAATCCGGGGCGCCGATCGACGGCGAGGCCGGGGTCGGCTATCGCCTGCGGCGCGGCTATCAGGTGCCGCCGCTAATGTTTACCGGTGACGAGCTGGAAGCACTGGTGGTCGGCGCCAAGCTGGTTCAGGCCTGGGCCGACCCGGCGCTGGGCAAGGCCGCGGAACAGGCCATGGCGCGCATCGAGGCGGTCTTGCCGCGGGCGCTGGAACAACGGGTCAGTGCCAGCGGTCGGCGCTTTCTGGCGCTCGATTGCCTGCAGCCGGCACCGCTGCGCGAACCGATGGCGCTATTGCGCGACGGTATGGAAAGCGGCCGCAAAGTGCGGGTCGGCTACCGCCGGGGTGACGGCGAGTCATCGCAGCGCACGCTTTGGCCGCTCGGCCTGGTTTTCTGGGGGCATTGCTGGACGCTTGGCGCCTGGTGCGAACTGCGCCAGGCGTTCCGGACTTTCCGGGTCGATCGCATCAAGTCGGCCGAGGTGCTGGCCGAGACTTTCGACGACCGCCACGGCCACCTCTGGCGCGACTATCTGGCCAAGGCGCGCGAGGCCGAAGTTACGGGTTGA
- the rlmF gene encoding 23S rRNA (adenine(1618)-N(6))-methyltransferase RlmF — MTAPAQKPGLHPRNKNASGYDFAALTAVAPGLVKYVITTKAGTPSIDFANPGAVKAFNRALLALHYGVRGWEIPAGYLCPPIPGRADYIHHLADLLATCNKKVIPTGPNVRVLDVGVGANCVYPLIGHAEYGWRFLGVDIDQAALDNAQMILGKNPEAAAAIELRHQPVWENIFVGLLRSGENFELSMCNPPFHNSPDDVIAVSQRKWNKLGKPGAQKSAAQPRLNFGGGGTELWCNGGERAFVKNMIEQSAGIPKRVMWFTSLVSQADNLVHIEDALKKAKVVDSRIIPMAQGQKQSRFVAWTFTGNGDREKWRKARWADAVPAQPSAEPTPFNP; from the coding sequence ATGACCGCCCCCGCCCAGAAACCCGGACTGCACCCACGCAACAAGAACGCCAGCGGCTACGACTTTGCCGCCCTCACTGCCGTTGCACCGGGCCTGGTCAAATACGTCATCACCACCAAAGCGGGCACGCCGAGCATCGACTTTGCCAACCCGGGTGCCGTCAAGGCCTTCAACCGCGCGCTGCTCGCCCTGCATTACGGCGTGCGCGGCTGGGAGATTCCGGCCGGCTACCTGTGCCCGCCGATTCCGGGCCGGGCTGACTACATCCATCACCTGGCCGACCTGCTCGCCACCTGCAACAAGAAAGTCATTCCGACCGGCCCGAACGTCCGCGTGCTCGACGTCGGCGTCGGCGCCAACTGCGTCTATCCGCTGATCGGCCATGCCGAATACGGCTGGCGTTTCCTCGGCGTCGATATCGACCAGGCCGCCCTCGACAACGCCCAGATGATCCTCGGCAAGAACCCCGAGGCGGCGGCCGCCATCGAACTGCGCCACCAGCCGGTGTGGGAAAACATCTTCGTCGGCCTGCTGCGTTCCGGTGAGAATTTCGAACTCAGCATGTGCAACCCGCCCTTCCACAACTCGCCGGATGACGTCATCGCCGTCAGCCAGCGCAAATGGAACAAGCTGGGCAAGCCCGGCGCGCAGAAAAGCGCCGCCCAGCCCCGCCTGAATTTCGGCGGCGGCGGCACCGAACTGTGGTGCAACGGCGGCGAGCGCGCCTTCGTCAAGAACATGATCGAGCAGAGCGCCGGCATCCCGAAACGGGTGATGTGGTTCACCAGCCTGGTCTCGCAGGCCGACAACCTGGTGCACATCGAGGATGCGCTGAAAAAAGCCAAGGTCGTCGATTCGCGCATCATCCCGATGGCGCAGGGCCAGAAGCAGAGCCGCTTCGTCGCCTGGACCTTCACCGGCAACGGCGACCGCGAAAAATGGCGCAAGGCACGCTGGGCGGATGCCGTCCCAGCGCAGCCGAGCGCCGAGCCGACGCCCTTCAACCCGTAA